The Pseudomonas sp. DG56-2 genome contains a region encoding:
- the msrP gene encoding protein-methionine-sulfoxide reductase catalytic subunit MsrP has product MLIKLSKASACKEADVTSESLYVSRRAMLGGSLAALAVTALPRWAGAAQMSRYADVEAGRAPGWFNEKLAATQWQAVTAPGEAITPFKDSTHYNNFYEFGTDKGDPAANAGSLKTEPWTVVVDGEVGKPGRYALEDFMKPYQLEERIYRLRCVEAWSMVIPWLGFPLSALLKQVEPTSKARFIRFETLQDPKTMPGQRSSFALIDWPYIEGLRMDEAMNPLAILAVGMYGRELPNQNGAPLRLVVPWKYGFKSIKSIVRISLVEQQPHTTWQAIAPEEYGFYANVNPEVDHPRWTQARERRLPSGLFSPNVRPTQMFNGYAEEVAGLYSGLDLRKNY; this is encoded by the coding sequence ATGCTTATCAAACTGTCCAAAGCATCTGCTTGCAAAGAGGCGGATGTCACTTCTGAATCTCTTTATGTATCGCGCCGCGCCATGCTGGGTGGGTCGCTGGCTGCCCTGGCAGTAACTGCGTTGCCGCGCTGGGCGGGAGCTGCGCAAATGTCGCGATACGCTGACGTCGAGGCGGGCAGGGCGCCCGGCTGGTTCAACGAAAAGCTTGCCGCAACGCAATGGCAAGCCGTCACTGCGCCGGGGGAGGCCATTACCCCATTCAAGGACTCGACTCACTACAACAACTTCTACGAGTTCGGTACGGATAAAGGTGACCCTGCTGCGAATGCCGGCAGCCTGAAAACCGAGCCTTGGACCGTGGTGGTCGATGGTGAAGTCGGTAAGCCTGGGCGATATGCCCTCGAGGACTTCATGAAGCCCTACCAGCTTGAGGAGCGAATCTATCGTTTGCGCTGCGTCGAGGCCTGGTCGATGGTCATACCTTGGCTCGGCTTTCCACTTTCGGCGTTGCTCAAACAGGTGGAGCCAACCTCGAAGGCTCGTTTCATTCGGTTTGAAACGCTGCAGGATCCCAAAACCATGCCGGGACAACGCTCCAGCTTCGCCCTGATCGACTGGCCTTATATAGAGGGCTTGCGTATGGATGAGGCGATGAATCCGTTGGCAATTCTGGCGGTGGGTATGTATGGGCGAGAGCTACCCAATCAGAATGGTGCGCCGCTGCGCTTGGTGGTGCCGTGGAAATACGGCTTCAAGAGTATCAAGTCGATTGTTCGCATCAGCCTTGTCGAGCAACAGCCGCATACAACCTGGCAAGCAATTGCGCCCGAAGAGTATGGCTTCTATGCCAACGTCAATCCCGAGGTCGATCACCCGCGCTGGACCCAGGCGCGAGAGAGACGTCTGCCAAGTGGATTGTTCAGTCCCAATGTGCGACCTACGCAGATGTTCAACGGTTACGCCGAGGAAGTGGCGGGTTTGTACAGTGGGCTCGACCTGCGGAAGAACTATTGA
- the rpsT gene encoding 30S ribosomal protein S20 — protein sequence MANSPSAKKRAKQAEKRRSHNASLRSMVRTYIKNVVKAIDAKDAEKAQAAYILAVPVIDRMADKGIIHKNKAARHKGRLNGHIKALKLAAAA from the coding sequence GTGGCCAACTCACCTTCCGCCAAAAAACGTGCAAAACAGGCTGAGAAGCGTCGCAGCCACAACGCCAGCCTGCGTTCCATGGTTCGTACCTACATCAAGAATGTGGTTAAAGCCATTGACGCAAAAGACGCCGAAAAAGCGCAAGCTGCTTACATCCTGGCTGTTCCAGTTATCGACCGTATGGCCGATAAAGGTATCATCCACAAGAACAAGGCTGCTCGCCATAAAGGCCGTCTGAATGGCCACATCAAGGCACTGAAGCTCGCTGCAGCTGCCTAA
- the murJ gene encoding murein biosynthesis integral membrane protein MurJ, protein MNLLKSLAAVSSITMISRVLGFVRDTILARVFGAGVATDAFFIAFKLPNLLRRIFAEGAFSQAFVPILAEYKTQQGEEATRTFIAYVSGLLTLVLALVTALGILAAPWVVWVTAPGFVDDGDKYQLTTDLLRVTFPYILLISLSSLAGAILNTWNRFSVPAFVPTLLNVAMIAFTLFLTPYFDPPIMALAWGVLAGGLAQLLYQLPHLKKIGMLVLPRLNLRDSGVWRVLKQMLPAILGVSVSQISLIINTIFASFLVAGSVSWMYYADRLMELPSGVLGVALGTILLPTLAKTYANRDRHEYSRILDWGLRLCFLLVLPCTLAMAILAEPLTVALFQYGKFSAFDAAMTQRALIAYSVGLLAIILVKVLAPGFYAQQNIRTPVKIAIFTLVCTQLFNLAFITHLQHAGLALAISLGACLNAGLLYWKLRQQNLFEPQPGWAKFLAKLVLAVLLMSAVLLVGMHYMPAWAEGQMLERFLRLGVLILAGVMTYFGSLFVFGFRPRDFARKALH, encoded by the coding sequence ATGAATCTTCTGAAATCCTTGGCCGCCGTCAGCTCCATCACCATGATTTCGCGGGTGCTGGGCTTTGTGCGCGATACCATCCTGGCGCGAGTGTTCGGTGCCGGGGTCGCTACCGACGCCTTCTTTATCGCCTTCAAACTGCCCAACCTGCTGCGACGAATATTCGCCGAGGGAGCCTTTTCCCAGGCTTTCGTGCCAATTCTGGCCGAGTACAAGACTCAGCAGGGCGAGGAGGCGACGCGAACCTTCATTGCCTATGTCAGCGGCCTGCTGACCCTGGTGCTGGCCCTGGTCACCGCGCTGGGCATTCTGGCGGCGCCTTGGGTGGTATGGGTCACGGCACCTGGCTTTGTCGACGACGGTGACAAATACCAACTGACCACCGACCTTCTGCGCGTCACCTTCCCTTATATACTGCTGATCTCGCTTTCTTCGCTGGCCGGGGCCATTCTCAATACCTGGAACCGTTTCTCGGTACCAGCTTTTGTGCCAACCCTGCTGAACGTGGCGATGATCGCCTTCACCCTGTTCCTCACTCCGTACTTCGACCCGCCGATCATGGCGCTGGCCTGGGGGGTACTGGCGGGTGGCCTGGCACAACTGTTGTACCAACTGCCTCACCTCAAGAAGATCGGCATGCTGGTGCTGCCACGCCTGAACTTGCGTGACTCGGGGGTATGGCGGGTACTCAAGCAGATGCTTCCGGCAATCCTCGGGGTATCGGTCAGCCAGATCTCGTTGATCATCAATACCATCTTCGCCTCGTTCCTGGTGGCAGGCTCGGTTTCGTGGATGTATTACGCCGACCGTCTGATGGAACTGCCTTCAGGGGTGCTGGGCGTGGCTCTGGGTACCATCCTGCTGCCAACCCTGGCCAAGACCTACGCCAACCGTGATCGCCACGAGTATTCACGAATCCTCGACTGGGGCCTGCGCCTGTGTTTCCTATTGGTGCTTCCGTGTACCCTGGCGATGGCGATTCTGGCCGAGCCATTGACCGTTGCGCTGTTCCAGTACGGCAAGTTCTCCGCCTTCGACGCAGCCATGACCCAGCGTGCGCTGATCGCATACTCGGTCGGTTTGCTGGCGATCATTCTGGTGAAGGTGCTGGCTCCCGGCTTTTATGCCCAGCAGAACATTCGTACCCCGGTTAAGATCGCGATATTCACCTTGGTCTGCACCCAACTGTTCAACCTGGCGTTCATTACGCACCTGCAGCACGCTGGCCTGGCCTTGGCCATCAGCCTTGGCGCCTGCCTGAACGCCGGTCTGTTGTACTGGAAATTGCGTCAACAGAATCTGTTCGAGCCGCAACCAGGCTGGGCCAAGTTCCTGGCCAAGCTGGTACTGGCAGTGCTGTTGATGTCGGCAGTCCTGCTGGTGGGGATGCATTACATGCCGGCCTGGGCAGAAGGGCAGATGCTGGAGCGCTTTTTGCGCCTGGGCGTGCTGATTCTGGCGGGTGTGATGACGTATTTCGGCAGTTTGTTCGTGTTCGGTTTCCGCCCGCGTGACTTTGCACGCAAGGCACTGCATTGA
- the ribF gene encoding bifunctional riboflavin kinase/FAD synthetase: MQLVRGLQNLRPLHRGCVATIGNFDGVHRGHQAILARLRERAVELGVPSCVVIFEPQPREYFAPDTAPARLARLRDKVALLAAEGVDRVLCLAFNQRLSKLSAAEFVDTILVDGLGVKHLEVGDDFRFGCDRVGDFEFLQQAGLSQGFTVEAAQTVELDGMRVSSTQVRDALAKADFPLAERLLGRPYRITGTVLHGQKLARQLGTPTANIQLKRHRVPLTGVYLVSVELDGKAWPGVANIGVRPTVSGDGRAHLEVHLLDYAGDLYGRRLTVEFHHKLRDEQRFASLEALKSAIDADIAAARAHWHAQPLTKSLK, translated from the coding sequence ATGCAGCTGGTTCGAGGCCTTCAAAACCTGCGCCCCCTGCACCGGGGCTGTGTCGCCACTATTGGCAACTTCGACGGTGTTCACCGTGGCCACCAGGCAATCCTGGCGCGCCTGCGTGAGCGTGCGGTAGAGCTGGGTGTACCCAGCTGCGTGGTGATTTTCGAGCCGCAGCCGCGCGAGTACTTTGCCCCGGACACCGCGCCGGCCCGCTTGGCCCGCCTGCGTGACAAGGTCGCGCTACTGGCCGCTGAAGGCGTGGACCGGGTGTTGTGCCTGGCTTTCAACCAGCGTTTGAGCAAACTCAGCGCCGCCGAGTTCGTCGATACCATTCTGGTCGACGGCCTGGGCGTCAAGCACCTGGAAGTGGGTGACGATTTCCGCTTCGGTTGCGACCGCGTCGGAGACTTCGAGTTTCTCCAACAGGCGGGCTTGAGTCAGGGCTTCACCGTTGAAGCGGCGCAAACCGTCGAACTCGATGGCATGCGGGTGAGCAGCACGCAGGTGCGTGACGCACTGGCCAAGGCCGATTTTCCTCTGGCTGAACGACTGCTCGGGCGTCCATACCGCATTACCGGTACGGTGTTGCATGGACAAAAGCTGGCGCGCCAACTGGGCACGCCGACCGCCAACATACAGCTCAAGCGTCATCGCGTACCGCTGACCGGTGTCTACCTGGTCAGTGTCGAACTCGATGGCAAGGCTTGGCCCGGCGTCGCCAACATCGGCGTGCGGCCAACCGTTTCAGGTGATGGCCGTGCCCACCTGGAAGTGCATCTCCTGGATTATGCCGGCGATCTTTATGGCCGGCGCCTGACGGTGGAATTCCACCACAAGCTGCGCGACGAGCAGCGTTTCGCCTCCCTGGAGGCGCTGAAGTCGGCGATCGATGCGGATATCGCCGCCGCACGTGCCCATTGGCACGCTCAACCGCTAACGAAGAGCCTGAAATGA
- a CDS encoding paraquat-inducible protein A → MRAIDAGILICGECHELNRQEPDSNSQTCTRCGAIVHARRPNSLTRTWALLLTSAILYVPANILPIMTVNTLGQGEPDTIMSGVITLIKFGMLPIAAVVFIASILVPTFKLVGIGLLLYSVQRKQPLSARQRILMYRFIEFIGRWSMLDIFVIAILVAVVNFGRIASIEANLGAVAFASVVILTMLAAVTFDPRLIWDNTESDDDHE, encoded by the coding sequence ATGCGTGCGATTGATGCCGGCATTTTAATTTGTGGTGAATGCCACGAGCTTAATCGTCAGGAGCCAGACAGTAATTCGCAAACCTGCACCCGCTGCGGTGCAATTGTGCATGCGCGTAGGCCCAATAGCCTGACCCGTACATGGGCGTTGCTGCTTACCTCGGCCATTCTCTACGTTCCGGCCAACATACTGCCGATCATGACGGTCAACACGTTAGGGCAGGGCGAGCCGGACACCATCATGTCGGGTGTCATTACGCTGATTAAGTTCGGCATGTTGCCGATTGCGGCGGTGGTGTTCATTGCCAGCATTCTGGTGCCCACCTTCAAATTGGTGGGTATTGGCCTGCTGCTTTATTCGGTGCAGCGTAAGCAGCCGTTGTCGGCGCGGCAGCGAATATTGATGTATCGCTTCATTGAATTTATCGGACGCTGGTCGATGCTGGACATCTTCGTGATCGCCATTCTGGTGGCGGTGGTGAATTTCGGCAGGATCGCCAGTATCGAAGCTAATCTGGGCGCCGTCGCCTTCGCCAGTGTGGTGATCCTGACGATGCTCGCTGCAGTAACTTTCGATCCCCGACTGATTTGGGATAACACGGAGTCGGATGACGACCATGAGTGA
- a CDS encoding PqiB family protein has translation MSDLPTAKTRPASNWSAIWILPLIALVIGGWLGWQAYRDAGVSIQVRFESGEGIVANKTEVVFKGMSVGKVKELVLDAEGSNTGVVATIEMNKEAESHLNSGTRFWLVKPSVSLAGITGLETLVSGNYIAISPGKGEPSKRFKALDEAPPLSDSEPGLHLTLKADRLGSLNRDSPVFYKQIQVGKVKSYRLADDQGTVEIKVFIEPAYADLVRKHTRFWNASGISIDANLSGVKVRSESLASIVAGGIAFATPEHRKDSPATDPNLPFRLFEDFDAAQAGIRIKVKLADFEGLQAGRTPVMYKGIQVGSLKTLKVDADLTSAMAELTLDPLAEDYLVDGTQFWVVKPSISLAGITGLEALVKGNYIAIRPGEKGASPQREFEARAKAPPLDLKAPGLHLVLFSDNLGSLEVGSPVLYRQVKVGSVQSYQFSKKSKRLLIGVHIEKEYANLVNGSTRFWNASGITLTGGLSGVQIKSESLQSLMGGGIAFDTPTPDVPLKRRIPSFRLHPDQEAANRSGTTVTIRVERADGLKVGTPIRFKGLDVGKVEQVDLTRDLQAVLLKARITEVPERIAREGTQFWVVKPALGIVKTANLETLVTGQYLEVQPAAKSLGPQTTFNALPQAPDFSAREAGLALVLSAPRRGSIKPGVPVTYREIPVGKVTGFELGQTADRVLIHILIEPRYAALVRSGSRFWNSSGFGFEVGLFKGATVRTESLETLIEGGIAFATPDGEKMGNPARPQQTFALFDKSEEEWLQWAPKIQIGK, from the coding sequence ATGAGTGATTTGCCTACGGCTAAAACCCGCCCAGCTTCAAACTGGTCGGCTATATGGATACTGCCCCTGATTGCCTTGGTAATTGGCGGTTGGCTTGGATGGCAGGCATACCGCGATGCGGGGGTGAGCATTCAGGTTCGCTTCGAAAGTGGCGAGGGTATTGTTGCCAACAAGACTGAAGTTGTCTTCAAGGGCATGTCGGTGGGTAAGGTCAAAGAGCTGGTACTGGATGCCGAGGGCAGCAATACCGGTGTAGTAGCCACCATTGAAATGAACAAGGAAGCCGAGTCGCACCTGAACAGCGGTACACGCTTCTGGCTGGTCAAGCCAAGCGTCAGCCTAGCGGGTATCACTGGACTTGAGACGCTGGTGTCGGGCAACTACATCGCAATCAGTCCAGGAAAGGGGGAGCCGAGCAAGCGCTTCAAGGCGTTGGATGAAGCGCCGCCGCTCTCGGATAGCGAGCCAGGCCTGCACCTGACCCTCAAGGCTGATCGACTGGGTTCGCTCAATCGCGATAGCCCGGTGTTCTACAAGCAGATTCAGGTCGGTAAAGTTAAAAGCTACCGGTTGGCCGATGACCAGGGCACGGTGGAGATCAAGGTCTTCATCGAGCCGGCCTATGCCGATCTGGTGCGCAAACACACGCGCTTCTGGAACGCCAGCGGCATCAGTATCGATGCTAATTTGTCCGGGGTGAAAGTACGCAGTGAGTCACTGGCCAGTATCGTTGCCGGCGGAATTGCATTCGCGACGCCTGAACACCGTAAAGACAGCCCGGCAACCGACCCGAATCTGCCGTTCCGCCTGTTCGAAGATTTCGATGCCGCACAGGCGGGTATCCGCATCAAGGTCAAACTGGCCGATTTCGAAGGACTGCAGGCTGGTCGTACCCCGGTGATGTATAAGGGCATTCAGGTGGGTTCGCTGAAAACCCTGAAAGTCGATGCCGATCTTACCAGTGCAATGGCTGAGCTGACCCTGGATCCATTGGCCGAAGACTATCTGGTCGACGGAACCCAGTTCTGGGTGGTCAAGCCCTCGATTTCCCTGGCGGGCATCACGGGGCTGGAGGCACTGGTAAAAGGTAACTACATTGCCATCCGCCCGGGTGAGAAGGGTGCCTCTCCGCAGCGCGAGTTTGAAGCGCGGGCCAAAGCACCGCCGCTCGATTTGAAAGCGCCGGGTCTGCATCTGGTGTTGTTCAGTGACAACCTGGGTTCGCTGGAGGTGGGTAGTCCGGTGCTATACCGTCAGGTCAAGGTTGGCTCGGTGCAGAGCTACCAGTTCTCTAAAAAGAGCAAACGCCTGTTGATCGGTGTGCATATAGAGAAGGAGTACGCCAATCTGGTCAACGGTTCGACGCGTTTCTGGAACGCCAGCGGTATCACCCTTACCGGTGGCCTGTCGGGCGTGCAGATCAAGAGCGAGTCGCTGCAGAGTCTGATGGGGGGAGGTATTGCGTTCGATACGCCAACGCCTGACGTGCCACTCAAGCGTCGTATCCCAAGTTTCCGCCTGCATCCGGACCAGGAGGCCGCCAACCGCAGTGGCACCACCGTGACTATTCGCGTGGAGCGTGCAGATGGCCTCAAGGTAGGCACGCCGATTCGCTTCAAGGGGTTGGATGTTGGCAAGGTCGAGCAGGTTGATCTGACCCGTGACCTGCAGGCTGTCCTGCTCAAGGCGCGCATTACCGAAGTGCCTGAGCGCATCGCTCGTGAAGGTACGCAATTTTGGGTGGTCAAACCTGCTCTGGGCATCGTCAAGACTGCAAACCTGGAAACCCTGGTGACGGGGCAGTACCTGGAAGTGCAGCCTGCAGCGAAGAGCTTGGGGCCGCAGACCACGTTCAATGCGCTACCCCAGGCTCCGGACTTCTCAGCGCGTGAAGCAGGCTTGGCATTGGTGCTCAGTGCACCACGGCGGGGTTCGATCAAGCCAGGGGTGCCGGTTACCTATCGTGAGATCCCGGTAGGTAAGGTCACTGGTTTCGAGCTGGGCCAAACTGCGGATCGAGTGTTGATCCACATTCTTATCGAGCCGCGCTACGCCGCGTTGGTAAGAAGCGGAAGCCGATTCTGGAACAGCAGTGGGTTCGGCTTCGAGGTTGGTTTGTTTAAGGGCGCTACGGTGCGTACAGAGTCTCTGGAGACGCTTATCGAGGGTGGCATAGCCTTCGCCACGCCGGATGGAGAAAAGATGGGCAATCCGGCCAGGCCGCAGCAGACGTTCGCCTTGTTTGATAAGTCTGAAGAGGAATGGCTGCAGTGGGCGCCAAAGATTCAGATCGGTAAGTAG
- a CDS encoding paraquat-inducible protein A produces MSDPVDSHQLVDLPLDQLVACHECDLLMRKPALKLDEKAHCPRCGYELFAHRHNVVQRSLALVLAALLLYIPANFLPIMQLHLLGQSADDTVWSGVVGLFNTGMPEVAVVVFLCSMAIPLLKLLCQLAVLLSIRLNVGRSYGLLLYRIYHHMRDWGMLEVYFMGVLVAMVKLVDLAELSLGLGLACFISLLLIQVWLEVVMSPHQIWSALSGEDLHACD; encoded by the coding sequence ATGTCTGACCCTGTCGATTCCCATCAACTTGTTGACCTTCCTCTGGATCAACTGGTGGCGTGTCACGAGTGTGACCTGCTTATGCGCAAGCCTGCGCTAAAGCTGGATGAAAAAGCACATTGTCCGCGCTGCGGCTACGAGCTTTTCGCTCATCGCCATAATGTTGTCCAGCGTAGCCTGGCATTGGTTCTCGCCGCGTTGCTGCTCTATATACCGGCGAATTTCCTACCTATCATGCAACTCCATCTACTGGGTCAGAGTGCCGACGACACGGTCTGGAGTGGCGTGGTGGGGCTGTTCAACACCGGGATGCCCGAAGTGGCGGTCGTTGTGTTTCTTTGCAGCATGGCCATCCCGTTACTCAAGTTGCTATGTCAACTTGCGGTGTTATTGAGCATTCGCCTCAACGTCGGACGCAGTTATGGCTTGTTGCTGTACCGGATTTATCACCACATGCGTGATTGGGGCATGCTCGAGGTGTACTTCATGGGCGTGCTGGTTGCGATGGTCAAGTTGGTCGACCTGGCAGAGCTTAGCCTCGGCCTTGGGCTTGCCTGTTTTATCAGTCTGTTATTGATCCAGGTGTGGTTGGAGGTAGTGATGTCGCCTCACCAGATCTGGAGTGCGTTATCGGGGGAAGATCTGCATGCGTGCGATTGA
- the msrQ gene encoding protein-methionine-sulfoxide reductase heme-binding subunit MsrQ, producing the protein MRYPLFRFGIFVLGSIWPLWWLYEAVMNALGPDPGKILVDRLGLGALIFLLITLGMTPLQRLTGWAGWIVSRRQLGLWCFAYIVLHITSYLVFILGLDWGQLGVELSKRPYIIVGALGFIGLLALALTSNRFSQRRLGARWKKLHKLVYVILALGLLHFLWIVRADLKEWIVYAAIGAVLMVLRIPAFARRIPRLIGRKATAASKA; encoded by the coding sequence ATGCGCTACCCACTGTTTCGTTTCGGTATCTTCGTCCTGGGTAGTATTTGGCCACTTTGGTGGCTGTACGAGGCTGTCATGAACGCGCTGGGGCCAGACCCGGGAAAAATCCTGGTTGATCGATTGGGGCTGGGGGCGTTGATCTTCCTTCTGATTACCTTGGGCATGACGCCGTTGCAGCGTCTGACGGGGTGGGCGGGGTGGATCGTTTCGCGTCGACAGCTAGGGTTGTGGTGCTTCGCTTATATCGTGCTGCACATCACTTCCTATCTGGTTTTCATTCTGGGATTGGACTGGGGGCAGTTGGGGGTAGAGCTGAGCAAGCGTCCTTACATTATTGTGGGGGCGTTGGGGTTTATAGGTCTGCTCGCTTTGGCGCTGACGTCCAATCGCTTTAGTCAGCGGCGCTTGGGCGCACGCTGGAAGAAGTTGCATAAACTGGTCTACGTGATTCTTGCGCTGGGTTTATTGCACTTTCTCTGGATTGTGCGCGCGGATCTAAAGGAGTGGATCGTTTATGCGGCTATCGGTGCGGTGTTGATGGTGTTGCGTATCCCAGCTTTTGCTCGGCGAATTCCGCGTTTGATAGGTCGAAAAGCAACGGCTGCATCGAAAGCGTAA